From Microcystis aeruginosa NIES-2549, a single genomic window includes:
- a CDS encoding cupin domain-containing protein: MLIRKLLECEEFIAGDHTRLRELLHPDKQPLNLRYSLAHAQVDVGETSTPHALKTAEVYYILQGQGEMHIDEEVQLVTVGAAIYIPPLAKQYIHNCGEEPLIFLCIVDPAWRVEDEIIFE, encoded by the coding sequence ATGTTAATCAGAAAACTGCTCGAATGCGAGGAATTCATCGCCGGTGATCATACCCGATTGCGGGAGTTATTGCATCCCGATAAACAGCCGTTAAATCTACGTTATAGTTTAGCCCACGCCCAGGTAGATGTGGGGGAAACTTCTACTCCCCACGCTTTAAAAACTGCGGAAGTTTATTATATTTTGCAAGGACAAGGGGAAATGCACATCGATGAGGAAGTGCAATTAGTGACTGTCGGTGCCGCCATTTATATACCTCCTCTAGCTAAACAATATATTCATAATTGTGGCGAGGAACCCTTAATTTTTTTGTGCATTGTTGATCCCGCTTGGCGAGTGGAAGACGAAATTATCTTTGAGTAA
- a CDS encoding DUF2949 domain-containing protein translates to MEAHQQKQLRTFLLEKLAISPRSFDMAVRLCEASVGSLPMVLWQYGLIDLSQLNQVFDWMETV, encoded by the coding sequence ATGGAAGCTCATCAACAAAAACAACTCCGCACTTTCCTCTTGGAAAAATTAGCCATTTCCCCCCGTTCCTTCGATATGGCTGTGCGTCTCTGTGAAGCATCGGTGGGTTCTTTGCCGATGGTTTTATGGCAGTACGGTTTAATAGATTTGTCGCAATTGAATCAAGTTTTTGACTGGATGGAAACTGTCTAA
- a CDS encoding nitrate reductase associated protein, with amino-acid sequence MTTFFDFEAEFVDSLRCIPMTVRMKLDTCGVKLKLSHWMQLSQPERMVLVNMACTTAAEAKIYRDFLQKLIIEKTGNPPGELAIDPHPAWLDDSQIPDTVLQKAREFQIEISLEQWQKLQPSQRFALIKLSRLGHENLNFYPALKEFHLVDA; translated from the coding sequence ATGACCACCTTTTTCGACTTTGAAGCCGAATTTGTTGACTCCTTGCGTTGTATCCCGATGACCGTGAGAATGAAACTAGATACCTGTGGAGTTAAATTAAAATTATCCCATTGGATGCAGTTGAGTCAACCGGAAAGAATGGTATTAGTTAATATGGCTTGTACGACGGCAGCAGAAGCCAAAATCTATCGAGATTTTCTGCAAAAATTAATCATCGAAAAAACTGGTAATCCCCCAGGAGAACTAGCGATAGATCCCCATCCCGCTTGGCTAGATGATAGCCAGATTCCCGATACAGTCCTACAAAAAGCCCGAGAATTCCAGATCGAAATTAGTTTAGAACAATGGCAAAAATTGCAACCATCCCAACGTTTTGCCCTGATTAAACTTAGTCGTCTGGGTCACGAAAATCTCAACTTCTATCCGGCCCTGAAAGAGTTCCATTTAGTCGATGCCTAA
- a CDS encoding SRPBCC family protein, whose protein sequence is MTWLEHSVQVEVDAPIDLVWDLWSDLEQMPQWMKWIESVKILEEDPELSRWKLASGGLEFTWLSRIMKIVPHQMIQWESVDGLPNRGAIRFYDRHGRSIVRLTAAYAIPGWLGKLMDNLFLGRVVESTLQADLERFRLYALNIVNNTPPS, encoded by the coding sequence ATGACTTGGTTAGAACATAGTGTACAGGTAGAAGTGGACGCGCCGATCGATCTGGTTTGGGATCTCTGGTCAGATTTGGAACAAATGCCCCAGTGGATGAAATGGATCGAATCGGTGAAAATTCTCGAGGAGGATCCAGAGCTTTCCCGTTGGAAGTTAGCCAGTGGTGGTCTAGAATTTACTTGGTTGTCACGGATAATGAAAATTGTCCCCCACCAGATGATTCAATGGGAATCCGTGGACGGTTTGCCTAACCGCGGGGCGATTCGTTTTTATGACCGTCATGGTAGGAGTATTGTGCGACTGACAGCAGCCTATGCTATACCGGGTTGGTTAGGAAAATTGATGGATAATCTTTTCCTCGGTCGAGTGGTGGAATCGACCCTGCAAGCTGATCTAGAGCGTTTTCGCCTTTATGCGCTCAATATTGTCAATAATACGCCGCCAAGCTGA
- a CDS encoding prephenate/arogenate dehydrogenase, whose protein sequence is MNIGIIGLGLIGGSLGLDFRSQAYKVLGVSRQQSTCDIAVQKGVVDESSTSLELLATADLIFICTPIHLIVPTLQKLTPYLKPQAIVTDVGSVKGAIVDNCSQLWPNFVGSHPMAGKTEQGINAAQFDLFVNAPYLITPLESTPNFAVEILTEIVQQLGCQIYYSSPEEHDRAVAWISHLPVMISTSLIQACAKEQDLNIRELAENLASSGFRDTSRVGGGNPELGLMMAKYNRQALLISLTNYRQNLDKVIDYIAGEKWQELEKILVSSHQYRANFIQ, encoded by the coding sequence ATGAATATTGGCATTATTGGACTGGGTTTAATCGGTGGTTCTTTGGGGTTAGATTTTCGATCGCAAGCTTATAAGGTTTTGGGAGTTTCCCGTCAACAATCCACCTGTGATATCGCTGTACAAAAAGGCGTGGTAGATGAATCTAGTACCAGTTTAGAGTTATTGGCTACTGCCGATTTAATCTTTATCTGTACTCCCATACATTTAATTGTGCCAACTTTGCAAAAATTAACTCCCTATTTAAAACCCCAAGCCATTGTCACCGATGTGGGATCGGTTAAAGGGGCAATTGTGGACAATTGTAGTCAATTATGGCCAAATTTTGTCGGTAGTCATCCTATGGCAGGGAAAACCGAACAGGGAATTAATGCGGCACAATTTGATTTATTTGTCAATGCCCCATATCTGATTACTCCCCTTGAATCTACTCCTAATTTTGCCGTGGAAATCTTAACCGAAATAGTACAACAATTAGGCTGTCAAATTTATTATTCTTCCCCCGAAGAACACGATCGAGCCGTGGCTTGGATTTCCCATCTGCCAGTAATGATTAGTACCAGTTTAATCCAAGCTTGTGCGAAAGAACAAGACCTGAATATTCGCGAATTAGCGGAAAATTTAGCTAGTTCTGGTTTTCGCGATACCAGTCGCGTCGGTGGCGGTAATCCCGAATTAGGTTTAATGATGGCTAAATACAATCGTCAAGCTTTATTGATATCCTTGACCAATTATCGGCAAAATCTTGATAAAGTTATTGACTATATTGCAGGAGAAAAATGGCAGGAACTAGAGAAAATTCTCGTCTCTAGTCATCAATATCGAGCCAATTTTATTCAATAA